The Ochotona princeps isolate mOchPri1 chromosome 26, mOchPri1.hap1, whole genome shotgun sequence genome contains a region encoding:
- the PAPLN gene encoding papilin, translating to MRLAEMRLLLLVPLLLVPAPGSSVPNVRRQADAWGPWGQWSPCSRTCGGGISFRERPCYSQRRDGGSSCVGPFRSHRSCRTESCPDGARDFRAEQCAEFDGAEFQGRRYKWLPYYGAPDKCALHCIPRGESFYYRHREAVVDGTPCEPGGRDVCVDGSCRVVGCDHKLDSPKQEDQCLQCGGDGSTCYPVRGTFDANDLGRGYNQMFVIPAGATSIRIQEAAASRNFLAVRNARGQYYLNGRWTIEAAGALPAASTVLQYERGAEGELVPERLRARGPTSEPLVIELLSQEPNPGVHFEYFLPVGTPRPGFSWSHSSWSDCSAECGRGHQTRLVFCTTDTEAYPDHLCQRLPRPATRRPCNLQPCPQSKRWKTGPWSPCSVSCGGGSQSRSVYCVSLDGAGGQEAAEDAVCAGLPGKPPASQACNLQRCAAWKAGPWAECSVTCGTGVRRRSVTCRSDQGALLPATACPLEDRPSLSEPCVRDDCPFLAGQAWHIGAWGMCSKSCNSGVRRRQVVCALGPPSHCRNLRRPRPVDMEPCNTQPCHLPPGVPSVQDPHTHPSLSEPRPPLDRPDSRSQRWAAREPSTAWHNRRPDWGHQQLEPGPNPGTQPPRPQPPLRSGPGPHDCRHSPHGCCPDGYTTSLGPQWQGCPGPRASCQQSRYGCCPDGVSMAQGPQQAGCARSYGGDSRANRPGSRAVASTGPNAHWPQAQQSEPAECRGSQFGCCYDNVASAAGPLGEGCVGQPGYAYPVRCLLPSAHGSCTDWAARWYFVASVGRCNRFWYGGCHGNANNFASEQECMNTCRGPHPEPRLPELGASGQGTHAHGGSGGPGEQRDPSQQRPSGGLWRQDQGLGPGETPPGQAFGEQLWGLVLGPGRDARPSGPPSFGPSHRVSLAGSQPFLVQASPGQAVQLFCRGDPSAVPQAVWQKDGRPISSDRHRLQSDGSLVISPLRLEDAGSYSCGGTRPDQASQEIQLHVTGGGVTMPAEAETGSFPQAWDPAQGHRSLDSGLGGDASGQRTVPSSHPQPATRLRLDQNQPGTVEVSAGQQARLSCRAEGFPPPTIEWHRDGQLLSSPRHQLLPDGSLVINQVAVEDGGFYACVAFNGQDRDQRWVQLRVEGGLTITKLPPAVTVPEGDTARLQCAVAGEGVNIRWSRNGVPVQADGHRVHQSPDGTLLIHNLQSRDEGSYTCSAYRGSQAVSRSTEVKVLTPATATQPADPGKECFDQPELANCDLILKAQLCGNEYYSSFCCASCSRYQPHAQPVWQQG from the exons GCAGAGATGCGACTGCTCTTGCTGGTGCCGCTGCTGCTGGTCCCCGCGCCCGGATCTTCG GTCCCCAACGTGAGGCGGCAGGCCGACGCCTGGGGCCCCTGGGGCCAGTGGAGCCCCTGCAGCCGCACCTGTGGAGGGGGCATCAGCTTCCGGGAGCGCCCCTGCTACTCTCAGAG GAGGGATGGGGGCTCCAGCTGCGTGGGCCCCTTCCGGAGCCACCGCTCCTGCCGCACCGAG AGCTGCCCCGACGGCGCCCGGGACTTCCGGGCCGAGCAGTGTGCCGAGTTCGACGGTGCGGAGTTCCAGGGAAGGCGCTACAAGTGGCTGCCCTACTATGGCG CCCCAGACAAGTGTGCGCTGCACTGCATCCCCAGGGGGGAGAGCTTCTACTACAGGCACAGGGAAGCTGTGGTGGACGGGACGCCCTGCGAGCCAGGTGGCCGGGACGTGTGCGTGGATGGCAGCTGCCGG GTCGTCGGCTGTGACCATAAGCTGGACTCGCCCAAGCAGGAGGACCAGTGTCTGCAGTGTGGGGGTGATGGCTCCACCTGCTACCCTGTCCGAGGCACCTTTGATGCCAATGACCTCGGCAGAG GCTATAACCAGATGTTCGTGATTCCCGCGGGGGCTACCAGCATCCGTATCCAGGAGGCTGCGGCCAGCAGGAACTTCCTGG CCGTGAGGAATGCTCGCGGGCAGTACTACCTCAACGGGCGCTGGACAATTGAGGCGGCTGGGGCCCTGCCGGCAGCCAGCACCGTCCTGCAGTATGAGCGCGGCGCTGAGGGGGAGCTGGTTCCGGAGCGGCTGCGGGCCCGGGGCCCCACGTCCGAGCCCCTGGTCATTGAG ctcctgagccaggagccgaACCCTGGAGTGCATTTCGAGTACTTCCTGCCAGTGGGCACCCCCCGCCCCGGCTTCAGCTGGAGCCACAGCTCGTGGAGTGACTGCAGCGCTGAGTGTGGCAGAG GTCATCAGACCCGTCTGGTGTTCTGCACCACCGACACAGAGGCCTACCCCGACCACCTGTGCCAGCGCCTGCCCCGGCCTGCTACTCGCCGTCCCTGCAacctccagccctgcccccagaGCAAGCG CTGGAAGACAGGCCCCTGGTCCCCCTGCTCTGTCTCCTGCGGAGGCGGCTCCCAGTCCCGCTCCGTCTACTGTGTCTCCTTGGATGGGGCCGGTGGCCAGGAGGCGGCGGAGGATGCTGTGTGCGCAGGCCTGCCTGGCAAGCCACCCGCCTCTCAGGCCTGCAACCTGCAGCGCTGTGCCGCCTGGAAGGCTGGGCCCTGGGCCGAG TGCTCTGTGACCTGTGGCACTGGTGTGCGGAGGCGGAGTGTCACCTGCCGTAGTGACCAGGGGGCTTTGCTGCCTGCCACGGCGTGCCCCCTCGAGGACCGACCGTCCCTCAGTGAGCCCTGTGTGCGTGATGACTGTCCCTTCCTCGCTGGACAGGCCTGGCACATTGGTGCCTGGGGGATG TGCTCCAAGAGCTGCAACTCAGGGGTTCGGAGGCGACAGGTGGTATGTGCCCTGGGGCCTCCCAGCCACTGCCGGAACTTGCGGCGCCCAAGGCCTGTGGACATGGAGCCCTGCAACACgcagccctgccacctgcccccag GGGTCCCCAGTGTGCAGGatccccacacccaccccagcCTCAGTGAGCCCAGGCCACCTCTGGATCGGCCAG ACTCCAGGAGCCAACGATGGGCTGCCCGGGAACCCTCAACAGCCTGGCACAATCGCAGGCCTGACTGGGGGCATCAGCAGCTAGAGCCCGGTCCAAACCCTGGCACGCAGCCACCCCGTCCACAACCGCCCCTGAGGTCTGGCCCAGGGCCCCACGACTGCAGACACAGCCCCCATGGGTGCTGCCCTGATGGCTACACCACGTCGCTTGGGCCAcagtggcagggctgcccagggcccagggcttcGTGTCAGCAGAGCAG GTATGGCTGCTGCCCCGATGGGGTGTCCATGGCTcagggaccccagcaggcaggctgTGCGAGGTCTTACGGTGGGGACAGCCGTGCGAACAGACCAGGATCCAGAGCAGTGGCTTCCACG GGCCCCAACGCCCACTGGCCCCAGGCCCAGCAGAGTGAGCCTGCGGAGTGTCGGGGTTCCCAGTTTGGCTGTTGTTATGACAATGTGGCCTCTGCAGCAGGCCCCCTGGGGGAAGGCTGCGTGGGCCAGCCCGGCTATG CCTACCCTGTGCGATGCCTGCTGCCCAGTGCCCACGGCTCGTGCACAGACTGGGCGGCCCGCTGGTACTTCGTGGCCTCCGTGGGCCGGTGCAACCGCTTCTGGTATGGCGGTTGTCATGGCAATGCCAATAACTTTGCCTCGGAGCAGGAGTGCATGAACACCTGCCGGGGCCCCCACCCTGAACCCCGCCTTCCAGAGTTGGGGGCTTCTGGCCAGGGCACCCATGCACATGGTGGCAGCGGTGGTCCTGGAGAGCAGCGGGACCCCAGCCAGCAGAGGCCTTCTGGGGGACTCTGGCGACAGGACCAGGGGCTTGGCCCTGGGGAGACCCCTCCCGGGCAGGCCTTTGGAGAACAGCTCTGGGGCCTGGTGCTCGGACCGGGCAGAGATGCCAGACCATCAGGGCCACCCTCCTTTGGCCCCTCTCACAG GGTCAGCTTGGCAGGCTCCCAGCCCTTCCTGGTGCAGGCATCCCCGGGGCAGGCAGTACAGCTCTTTTGCCGAGGGGATCCCTCTGCAGTGCCCCAGGCTGTGTGGCAGAAAGATGGCCGGCCCATCTCCTCTGACAG GCATCGGCTGCAGTCCGATGGCTCTCTGGTCATCAGCCCACTGCGGCTTGAGGACGCTGGCAGCTACAGCTGTGGTGGCACCCGGCCAGACCAGGCCTCCCAGGAGATCCAGCTGCATGTCACAG GGGGTGGCGTGACCATGCCAGCGGAGGCTGAGACTGGGAGCTTTCCTCAGGCCTGGGACCCAGCCCAGGGCCACAGGTCTCTGGACTCCGGCCTGGGAGGGGATGCTAGCGGTCAGAGGActgtcccctcctcccacccacagcCTGCAACCAG GCTCCGTCTGGACCAGAACCAGCCTGGCACAGTGGAGGTCAGTGCGGGGCAGCAGGCACGGCTGAGCTGCCGGGCGGAAGGCTTCCCGCCCCCAACCATCGAATGGCACCGAGACGGACAGCTCCTGTCCTCCCCGAG ACACCAGTTGCTGCCTGATGGCTCCCTGGTCATCAACCAGGTGGCTGTGGAAGATGGTGGCTTCTATGCGTGCGTTGCCTTCAATGGGCAGGACCGAGATCAGCGGTGGGTTCAGCTCAGAGTTGAGG GGGGACTGACCATCACCAAGCTGCCCCCTGCTGTCACAGTGCCAGAGGGTGACACAGCCAGGCTGCAGTGTGCCGTGGCAGGAGAAGGGGTGAACATCAGGTGGTCCAG AAACGGGGTGCCGGTACAGGCTGATGGCCACCGTGTCCACCAGTCCCCAGATGGCACGCTGCTGATTCACAACTTGCAGTCCAGGGATGAGGGCTCCTACACGTGCAGCGCTTACCGTGGGAGCCAGGCTGTCAGCCGCAGCACCGAGGTGAAGGTGCTCACCCCAG CCACTGCCACCCAGCCCGCAGACCCCGGCAAGGAGTGCTTCGACCAGCCGGAGCTGGCCAACTGTGATCTGATCCTGAAGGCCCAGCTCTGCGGCAACGAGTACTACTCCAGCTTCTGCTGCGCCAGCTGTTCACGGTACCAGCCCCACGCTCAGCCCGTTTGGCAGCAGGGATGA